One segment of Fusarium oxysporum f. sp. lycopersici 4287 chromosome 7, whole genome shotgun sequence DNA contains the following:
- a CDS encoding mitochondrial import receptor subunit tom-70, with protein MSGPIPSMAPGQPTYVPVDSSSGLWERLTHWASENKTVVYTIAGVGIAVTGAGVIYYLNDNSGKDTTPKLSKKERRKRKEADRKADKEAPSSGPSQPKPASAESEPELPEVDEETVSGLTQEQREEYAAKLKQAGNKAYGDKSYNKAIDLYSKAILCKADPVFYSNRAACHSAMSEWDQVIEDTTAAINMDPEYVKAINRRATAYEHQKKYSEALLDFTASCIIDNFKSESTAQAVERLLKTFAEQKAKEMMASRPPKLPSPIFVGNYLQSFRPKPRPEGLEDSEELDPDTGKGQVQIGLQALEKKTGDGYEEARQAFEKALELGDLGEHEALAYNMRGTFRTLLGNHAEATQDFDKSIELDPSMTQSYIKRASISLELGEPDKAEAEFAKALEQDKNDPDVYYHRAQAHFIKGDLADAQKDYQKSIDLDKDFIFSHIQLGVTQYKMGSIASSMATFRRCIKNFPKVPDVYNYYGELLLDQGNFSEAVEKFDTAMEMEKQTKPMSMNVLPLINKALALFQWKQDFKEAEALCQKALIIDPECDIAVATMAQLLLQQNNVPAALKYFERAAELARTEGEIVNALSYAEATRTQVQVTEKYPKLAAKLAGGAGPGGLRMGPQ; from the exons ATGTCGGGTCCAATTCCGTCAATGGCTCCAGGCCAGCCAACCTACGTACCTGTCGACTCTTCCTCTGGCCTCTGGGAGCGGTTAACACATTGGGCCTCTGAGAACAAGACTGTCGTCTACACCATTGCAGGTGTTGGTATTGCTGTGACAGGTGCCGGTGTTATTTACTACCTCAATGATAAC AGCGGCAAAGACACAACACCAAAGTTGagcaagaaggagaggagaaaGCGAAAAGAAGCCGACCGCAAAGCTGATAAAGAAGCGCCCTCAAGTGGCCCCTCTCAACCCAAGCCTGCTTCTGCCGAGAGCGAGCCCGAGCTGCCCGAGGTCGATGAAGAAACTGTCTCTGGCCTCACCCAAGAACAGCGTGAAGAGTATGCCGCCAAGCTGAAACAGGCTGGTAACAAGGCCTACGGCGATAAGTCATACAACAAGGCTATCGACCTCTACTCTAAAGCCATTCTCTGCAAGGCCGACCCTGTCTTCTACTCCAACCGGGCAGCCTGCCACAGCGCTATGAGCGAATGGGACCAGGTTATCGAGGACACCACTGCCGCTATCAACATGGATCCTGAGTACGTAAAGGCCATCAACCGCCGTGCTACTGCCTACGAGCACCAGAAGAAGTACTCCGAGGCCCTCCTCGATTTCACTGCCTCATGTATCATTGACAACTTCAAGAGCGAGTCTACGGCCCAGGCTGTCGAGAGACTTCTCAAGACTTTCGCTGAGCAAAAGGCtaaggagatgatggcttcCCGACCACCTAAGCTGCCCAGCCCCATCTTTGTCGGCAACTACCTTCAAAGCTTCCGCCCTAAGCCTCGCCCCGAAGGCCTTGAGGACTCGGAAGAATTGGACCCTGATACTGGTAAGGGGCAAGTGCAGATTGGGCTCCAAGctttagagaagaagactggCGATGGCTATGAAGAGGCTCGCCAGGCTTTCGAGAAGGCTCTAGAGCTCGGCGATCTGGGTGAGCACGAAGCGCTTGCTTATAACATGAGGGGAACATTCCGGACCTTGCTAGGCAATCATGCCGAAGCAACACAGGATTTCGACAAGAGCATCGAGCTCGACCCCTCTATGACACAGAGCTATATCAAGCGTGCCAGCATCAGCCTGGAGCTGGGTGAGCCTGACAAGGCCGAGGCTGAGTTTGCCAAGGCTCTCGAGCAGGATAAGAACGACCCTGATGTCTACTACCACCGCGCTCAGGCCCATTTCATTAAAGGAGACCTCGCCGATGCCCAGAAGGATTACCAGAAGTCGATCGACCTTGACAAGGACTTTATCTTCTCCCATATCCAACTTGGTGTCACCCAGTACAAGATGGGCTCAATCGCTTCGTCCATGGCTACTTTCCGACGATGCATTAAGAACTTCCCTAAGGTACCTGATGTCTACAACTACTATGGAGAATTGCTCCTCGACCAGGGCAACTTCTCTGAAGCTGTCGAGAAGTTCGACACAGCCATGGAGATGGAAAAGCAGACCAAGCCCATGTCAATGAACGTCCTGCCCTTGATTAACAAAGCTCTGGCCCTGTTCCAGTGGAAGCAAGACTTTAAGGAAGCCGAGGCTCTTTGCCAGAAGGCCCTTATTA TCGACCCGGAGTGCGATATCGCCGTCGCTACCATGGCTCAGCTCCTCCTTCAACAGAACAACGTTCCTGCTGCACTTAAGTATTTCGAGCGCGCGGCCGAGCTCGCTCGAACCGAGGGTGAGATTGTCAACGCCTTGTCATATGCTGAGGCAACCAGAACACAAGTTCAAGTCACAGAGAAGTACCCAAAGTTGGCAGCCAAGTTGGCAGGTGGCGCTGGACCCGGTGGCCTTCGTATGGGTCCCCAATAA
- a CDS encoding GTPase, with product MPRDPLIGLVGKPSAGKSSTLNSLTDATSKVGNFPFTTIDPQRAIGYLQIECACARYNVSDRCKPNYGACVEGRRSVPIELLDVAGLVPGAHEGRGLGNKFLDDLRHADALIHVVDASGTVDAEGKETRGYDPSVDIAWLRSEIVAWVLGNLMQRWGSIRRRHQAIKATATETLQAQFSGYGATSTIVNRALDRCGIKEPLEDWSNETVELVVNAFIDEKFPTVIALNKIDHPDADKNISKIAKQQDPNTIVLCSAISEIFLRKMAKQGYIKYVEGSEFIDTKEDLIEQGDPTGGGLKDLDEKNRNRIENLKDMVLYRFGSTGVVQVLSKAAELLGLVPVFPVRNTSTFSSGASDSKFVFRDCVLVKKGSTVGDVARKVMGDAPIAFVEGAGNIRVSEDDFVAVGKNDVLSFKVGRA from the exons ATGCCTCGCGATCCCCTCATCGGCCTCGTGGGAAAGCCCTCGGCTGGTAAGAGCTCTACGCTCAACAGCTTGACTGATGCTACGTCTAAAGTTG GCAATTTCCC GTTCACCACAATTGATCCCCAGCGAGCAATCGGCTATCTTCAGATCGAGTGTGCTTGTGCCCGGTATAACGTATCAGACAGATGCAAACCCAATTATGGAGCTTGCGTTGAGGGCCGTCGTTCTGTACCtattgagcttcttgacgtcgCTGGTCTCGTCCCCGGTGCTCACGAGGGCCGGGGCTTGGGGAACAAGTTTCTCGATGACTTACGACATGCTGATGCTCTAATTCATGTTGTCGATGCTTCGGGTACTGTCGATGCTGAAGGAAAGGAGACAAGAGGGTATGATCCTTCCGTGGACATTGCTTGGCTACGAAGCGAAATCGTTGCTTGGGTTCTGGGCAATCTCATGCAACGATGGGGATCTATTCGACGAAGGCACCAGGCTATTAAGGCAACTGCTACAGAAACACTGCAAGCACAGTTCTCCGGTTACGGTGCAACATCGACTATTGTGAACCGTGCTCTTGATCGCTGCGGTATCAAGGAGCCCCTGGAGGATTGGTCCAATGAGACCGTAGAGCTGGTCGTCAATGCCttcattgatgagaagttTCCTACGGTCATCGCACTCAACAAAATCGATCACCCAGACGCTGATAAAAACATCTCCAAAATCGCCAAGCAGCAAGACCCTAATACCATCGTGTTATGTTCAGCCATCTCAGAAATTTTCTTGCGAAAGATGGCTAAACAGGGCTACATCAAGTATGTCGAAGGCAGCGAATTTATTGACACCAAGGAGGATCTTATAGAGCAAGGCGACCCGACTGGTGGTGGCCTCAAAGATCTCGATGAGAAAAATCGTAATCGAATCGAGAATCTCAAGGACATGGTACTTTACCGCTTTGGATCTACCGGTGTCGTTCAAGTCCTTTCGAAGGCCGCTGAGCTCCTTGGTCTCGTGCCCGTTTTCCCCGTCCGGAATACTTCCACCTTCAGTTCTGGTGCATCAGACTCCAAGTTTGTTTTCCGCGATTGTGTTCTTGTCAAGAAAGGCAGCACGGTTGGTGATGTAGCGCGCAAAGTGATGGGAGATGCACCTATCGCCTTTGTCGAGGGGGCTGGAAATATTCGAGTATCTGAAGACGATTTTGTCGCTGTGGGCAAGAATGAT GTTTTGTCATTCAAGGTTGGCAGAGCTTGA